A single region of the Streptomyces sp. ITFR-16 genome encodes:
- a CDS encoding ABC transporter ATP-binding protein, with product MTASHTLSTESLTLGYGDRAVIEGLDLTLAAGRITVIVGANACGKSTLLRSMSRLLAPRAGRVVLDGKEVHRTPAKELARTLGLLPQSPVTPEGITVLDLVGRGRHPHQRAFSRWTEKDDAAVTAALEATATTELMDRAVDELSGGQRQRVWIAMALAQQTDLLLLDEPTTFLDISHQIEVLDLLTDLNRSRGTTIAMVLHDLNLAARYADRLVALADGRLHAAGTPDEVMTEDTVRAVYGMESRVIADPVSGKPLVLPIGRHHSAAGDPVGSR from the coding sequence GTGACCGCGTCCCACACCCTCTCCACCGAAAGCCTCACCCTCGGCTACGGCGACCGTGCCGTCATCGAGGGCCTGGATCTGACCCTGGCCGCCGGGAGGATCACGGTGATCGTCGGCGCCAACGCCTGCGGCAAGTCGACGCTGCTGCGGTCGATGTCCCGGCTGCTCGCCCCGCGCGCCGGCCGGGTCGTCCTGGACGGCAAGGAGGTGCACCGCACCCCGGCCAAGGAACTCGCCCGCACACTCGGCCTGTTGCCGCAGTCGCCGGTGACACCCGAGGGCATCACCGTGCTGGACCTGGTCGGCCGCGGCCGCCACCCGCACCAGCGCGCCTTCTCCCGCTGGACGGAGAAGGACGACGCCGCGGTCACCGCCGCGCTGGAGGCCACCGCGACGACGGAACTGATGGACCGGGCGGTCGACGAGCTCTCCGGCGGGCAGCGCCAGCGGGTGTGGATCGCGATGGCCCTGGCCCAGCAGACCGATCTGCTGCTGCTCGACGAGCCCACCACGTTCCTCGACATCAGCCACCAGATCGAGGTCCTTGACCTGCTGACCGACCTGAACCGGAGCCGGGGCACCACCATCGCCATGGTCCTGCACGACCTCAATCTGGCCGCCCGGTACGCGGACCGGCTCGTCGCCCTGGCCGACGGCCGGCTGCACGCCGCCGGAACGCCCGACGAGGTGATGACCGAGGACACGGTCCGGGCCGTCTACGGCATGGAGAGCCGCGTCATCGCGGACCCGGTCTCCGGCAAACCGCTCGTCCTGCCGATCGGACGCCACCACTCGGCGGCCGGCGACCCCGTCGGGAGCCGCTGA
- a CDS encoding GAF domain-containing protein — MSEPLPSAAPHLRRLFDLLADDAPAEALGAVFSQAREDGVGAGELAEVERATASALRIRGALRQHRRRELQLTALFDTAGDLAASRDLDDVLKAIVRRARMLLGTDTAYLTLPDEEAGDTYMRVTDGSVSVLFQRLRLELGEGLGGLVAQTASPYATPDYRTDDRFHHTRNINAGVLDEGLVAILGVPLLLGSSRGGTGKVIGVLFAADRAPRVFSPDEVALLCSLAAHAAIAIDTARALADTTSALAELAEANAELAEANASVRAHSAAMRRAEESHDRLTDLVLRGRDVTDVAAAVAGLLGSPLTIHDPGGRPLAAVRPDGTGFAADSMDAGWLAEAAEESRTGARAVHREGRVVCAVLAGQELLAGLVLHRSRPLDDSDRRLFERSSVVTGLLLLLRRTVAETENRIRGELIADLLADSGRDPAGLAERGRRLGIDLDRPHLLLVAETGVQERLAPAAMRYLFGADTRGVSAEHAGAVVLLIEDGGAGAGAAARAAAAQLGQLAQSPVTVAAAGPARGPRELAAAYGEATRCLRAMRVLGRTGEGACVDELGFLGVVLGNAQDVDGFVAATLGPLLEYDAQRGTHLVRTLSAYFGAGGSLIRAKDELHVHVNTVVQRLDRVQVLLGPDWNEPNRALELQLALRLHLLSGAGRDSV; from the coding sequence ATGTCTGAACCGCTCCCCTCCGCCGCGCCCCACCTCCGGCGCCTGTTCGACCTGCTGGCCGACGACGCGCCCGCCGAGGCGCTGGGCGCGGTGTTCTCGCAGGCGCGGGAGGACGGGGTGGGCGCCGGTGAGCTGGCCGAGGTGGAGCGGGCGACGGCGAGCGCGCTGCGGATCCGGGGCGCGCTGCGCCAGCACCGGCGCCGCGAGCTCCAGCTCACCGCGCTCTTCGACACGGCGGGCGACCTGGCCGCCTCGCGCGATCTGGACGACGTACTGAAGGCGATCGTGCGGCGGGCCCGGATGCTGCTGGGCACGGACACCGCGTATCTGACCCTCCCGGACGAGGAGGCGGGCGACACCTACATGCGGGTGACGGACGGCTCGGTCTCGGTGCTCTTCCAGCGGCTGCGCCTGGAGCTGGGCGAGGGGCTCGGCGGGCTGGTGGCGCAGACGGCCAGTCCCTACGCGACGCCGGACTACCGCACCGACGACCGCTTCCACCACACCCGCAACATCAACGCCGGGGTGCTGGACGAGGGGCTGGTCGCCATCCTGGGCGTGCCGCTGCTGCTCGGCTCCAGCCGGGGCGGCACGGGCAAGGTGATCGGCGTCCTGTTCGCGGCCGACCGGGCGCCCCGGGTCTTCAGCCCCGACGAGGTGGCGCTGCTGTGCTCGCTGGCCGCGCACGCCGCGATCGCCATCGACACGGCCCGCGCGCTCGCCGACACCACGTCGGCGCTGGCCGAACTGGCGGAGGCGAACGCGGAGCTGGCCGAGGCGAACGCCTCGGTGCGGGCCCACTCGGCGGCCATGCGGCGGGCCGAGGAGTCGCACGACCGGCTGACGGACCTGGTGCTGCGGGGCAGGGACGTCACGGATGTGGCGGCGGCCGTCGCCGGGCTGCTGGGCTCCCCGCTGACCATCCACGACCCGGGCGGCCGCCCGCTGGCCGCCGTCCGCCCGGACGGCACGGGCTTCGCCGCCGACAGCATGGACGCCGGCTGGCTGGCGGAGGCGGCCGAGGAGTCCCGTACTGGGGCCCGGGCCGTGCACCGCGAGGGCCGGGTGGTCTGCGCGGTGCTCGCCGGGCAGGAGCTCCTGGCGGGTCTGGTGCTGCACCGGAGCCGGCCGCTGGACGACTCCGACCGGCGGCTGTTCGAGCGCTCGTCGGTGGTGACCGGGCTGCTGTTGCTGCTGCGGCGCACGGTGGCCGAGACGGAGAACCGGATACGCGGTGAGCTGATCGCCGATCTGCTGGCCGACAGCGGCCGCGACCCGGCGGGGCTCGCCGAGCGCGGACGGCGTCTGGGCATCGACCTGGACCGCCCGCATCTGCTGCTCGTGGCGGAGACGGGCGTCCAAGAGCGGCTGGCCCCGGCCGCGATGCGCTATCTGTTCGGCGCGGACACCCGGGGCGTGAGCGCCGAACACGCGGGCGCGGTGGTGCTGCTGATCGAGGACGGCGGCGCCGGTGCGGGGGCGGCGGCCCGTGCGGCGGCGGCCCAGCTGGGCCAGCTCGCCCAGTCCCCGGTCACCGTGGCCGCCGCCGGACCCGCCCGGGGCCCGCGCGAGCTGGCCGCCGCCTACGGCGAGGCGACGCGCTGCCTACGGGCGATGCGGGTGCTGGGGCGCACCGGCGAGGGCGCCTGTGTGGACGAACTCGGCTTCCTCGGCGTGGTGCTGGGCAACGCCCAGGACGTCGACGGCTTCGTGGCGGCGACGCTGGGTCCGCTGCTGGAGTACGACGCCCAGCGCGGCACCCATCTGGTGCGGACGCTGAGCGCGTACTTCGGCGCGGGCGGCAGCCTGATCCGGGCCAAGGACGAACTGCACGTCCATGTGAACACGGTGGTGCAGCGGCTGGACCGCGTCCAGGTCCTGCTGGGCCCCGACTGGAACGAGCCGAACCGGGCGCTGGAACTGCAACTGGCACTGCGGCTGCATCTGCTGTCGGGGGCCGGCCGGGACAGCGTCTAG
- a CDS encoding AraC family transcriptional regulator — protein MRVTRELPTLAAGEVDVPFVIHGYEEAVAADTVWNAHSHPWHELLWNEHGASTAVVGTQVWCITPSLGLWMPAGQLHSASAVAGTSYRAHFFRHGTVSALPDEPVAVDITPLLRLLLERLEQADLPARSRAVTEAMILDVLHPSPRALLVQLPTSALLRPIADAVRADPADQRTLTDWASALGCSARTLTRAFQAETGTSFARWVAGVRAQHAVRLLSSGFDVDTVADAVGYRSASAFGAAFRRTTGTTPGTFRVG, from the coding sequence ATGCGTGTCACCAGGGAGCTGCCGACGCTCGCCGCCGGCGAGGTGGACGTGCCCTTCGTGATCCACGGGTACGAGGAGGCCGTGGCCGCCGACACGGTCTGGAACGCGCACTCCCACCCCTGGCACGAGCTGCTGTGGAACGAGCACGGCGCGTCCACGGCCGTGGTGGGGACCCAGGTGTGGTGCATCACGCCGTCGCTGGGGCTGTGGATGCCGGCGGGACAGCTGCACTCGGCCTCCGCGGTCGCGGGCACCTCGTACCGGGCGCACTTCTTCCGGCACGGCACCGTCTCGGCACTGCCGGACGAGCCGGTGGCGGTGGACATCACCCCGCTGCTCCGGCTGCTGCTGGAGCGGCTGGAGCAGGCGGACCTGCCGGCGCGTTCGCGGGCCGTGACCGAGGCGATGATCCTCGATGTGCTGCACCCCTCGCCCCGGGCGCTGCTGGTGCAGCTGCCCACCTCCGCGCTGCTGCGGCCGATCGCGGACGCGGTCCGGGCCGACCCCGCCGACCAGCGGACGCTGACCGACTGGGCGTCCGCCCTCGGGTGCAGCGCCCGCACCCTGACCCGCGCGTTCCAGGCGGAGACGGGGACGAGCTTCGCCCGCTGGGTGGCCGGGGTGCGGGCGCAGCACGCGGTGCGGCTCCTTTCGAGCGGGTTCGACGTCGACACGGTGGCGGACGCGGTCGGCTACCGCTCGGCGAGCGCCTTCGGAGCGGCGTTCCGGCGGACGACCGGCACGACGCCCGGCACCTTCCGGGTGGGCTGA
- a CDS encoding PHB depolymerase family esterase produces MRPSILRRLLRRVASTAALGLLAATLSTAAGAQPAAAAAGLQQVTGFGSNPGNLQMYAYTPAGLPANAPLVVALHGCTQTANAYYTNSGWPKFADSWGFSVVFPQTTSANNALSCFGWFDPAEDTRGKGEAASVVQMVEYAKQHYGSDGRRVYVTGLSAGGGMTADLLAAYPDVFAGGSVASGLPAQCATSQAAASGCQTGPQKLTPAQWGDKVRAAYPGYSGPWPRVAIWQGTSDYTVYPANATALRDQWTDVWGIGQTPSSTDTLPGNTTRSVYNDASGNPAVETYSVSGMGHGLPVSPGSGGQQCGTTAAYFLSAICSTYYTGVFWGLDGGGSDPGDGRLPAPGGVSVTGTTGTTASLSWNAVQGAASYALYRDGAQVASPTGTSYTDTGLTAGTAYRYTVAAVDGSGTAGTASAQVTVTTTGGGTPAQCWTATNYAQVAAGRAHTSGGYVYANGSEQNMGLYNVFVTHTLKESPAGYFVIADSGCTG; encoded by the coding sequence GTGCGCCCATCGATCCTGAGACGTCTTCTCCGCCGCGTCGCGTCCACGGCCGCGCTCGGCCTGCTCGCGGCGACGCTGAGCACCGCGGCCGGCGCCCAGCCCGCCGCCGCGGCCGCCGGCCTCCAGCAGGTCACCGGCTTCGGCTCCAACCCCGGCAATCTCCAGATGTACGCCTACACCCCGGCCGGTCTTCCCGCGAACGCGCCGCTGGTCGTCGCCCTGCACGGCTGCACCCAGACGGCGAACGCGTACTACACCAACTCCGGCTGGCCGAAGTTCGCCGACAGCTGGGGCTTCTCCGTCGTCTTCCCGCAGACCACCTCCGCGAACAACGCGCTGTCCTGCTTCGGCTGGTTCGACCCGGCCGAGGACACCCGGGGCAAGGGCGAGGCCGCCTCCGTCGTGCAGATGGTCGAGTACGCGAAGCAGCACTACGGCTCCGACGGCCGCCGGGTGTACGTCACCGGGCTCTCGGCGGGCGGCGGGATGACCGCGGACCTGCTGGCGGCCTACCCCGACGTGTTCGCGGGCGGCTCGGTGGCCTCCGGGCTGCCGGCCCAGTGCGCGACGAGCCAGGCGGCCGCCTCGGGCTGCCAGACCGGCCCGCAGAAGCTGACGCCCGCCCAGTGGGGCGACAAGGTCCGGGCCGCCTATCCCGGCTACAGCGGTCCCTGGCCCCGGGTGGCGATCTGGCAGGGCACCTCGGACTACACGGTCTACCCGGCCAACGCGACGGCCCTGCGCGACCAGTGGACGGACGTCTGGGGCATCGGCCAGACCCCGTCGTCCACCGACACCCTGCCGGGCAACACCACCCGCAGCGTCTACAACGACGCCTCGGGGAACCCGGCCGTGGAGACGTACTCCGTCTCCGGCATGGGCCACGGCCTGCCGGTCAGTCCGGGCTCGGGCGGCCAGCAGTGCGGGACCACGGCCGCCTACTTCCTGAGCGCGATCTGCTCGACGTACTACACGGGCGTCTTCTGGGGCCTGGACGGGGGCGGCTCCGACCCCGGCGACGGCCGGCTGCCGGCCCCCGGGGGCGTGAGCGTCACCGGCACCACCGGCACCACGGCCTCCCTGTCCTGGAACGCCGTCCAGGGGGCCGCCTCCTACGCCCTCTACCGGGACGGGGCCCAGGTCGCCTCGCCCACCGGCACGTCGTACACGGACACCGGCCTCACCGCCGGGACCGCCTACCGCTACACCGTGGCGGCCGTGGACGGATCGGGCACGGCGGGCACCGCGTCGGCCCAGGTGACGGTGACCACCACCGGAGGCGGCACCCCGGCCCAGTGCTGGACCGCGACCAACTACGCCCAGGTCGCGGCGGGCCGGGCCCACACCAGCGGCGGATACGTCTACGCCAACGGCTCGGAGCAGAACATGGGCCTGTACAACGTCTTCGTCACCCACACCCTCAAGGAGTCACCCGCGGGGTACTTCGTGATCGCGGACAGCGGCTGCACCGGCTGA
- a CDS encoding 3-hydroxybutyrate dehydrogenase: protein METSPRPDHEPAAPFPGGGPSQLPAEPILAGRTALVTGAASGIGRACARALASAGAHVHVVDKAGEAAKGLAEEIGGTAWVVDLSDPAVVDTLPADADVVVNNAGLQHVAPVHAFPPDRFALIQRVMVETPFRILRRTLPGMYERGWGRVVNISSVHGLRASPYKSAYVTAKHALEGLSKVVALEAAEHGVTSNCVSPGYVRTPLVENQIADQARTHGISEAEVVGRVMLERSAIKRLIEPADVAEAVLWLCGPRTGHITGTSLSMDGGWTAN from the coding sequence ATGGAGACTTCCCCCAGACCGGATCACGAGCCCGCCGCGCCCTTCCCCGGCGGCGGCCCCTCGCAGCTGCCCGCAGAGCCGATCCTGGCCGGACGCACCGCGCTGGTGACCGGTGCGGCGAGCGGGATCGGGCGGGCCTGTGCGCGGGCGCTCGCCTCCGCCGGCGCCCATGTGCATGTGGTGGACAAGGCCGGGGAGGCCGCGAAGGGCCTGGCGGAGGAGATCGGCGGGACGGCCTGGGTGGTCGATCTGTCCGACCCGGCCGTGGTGGACACCCTGCCGGCCGACGCGGACGTCGTCGTCAACAACGCGGGGCTCCAGCACGTGGCCCCGGTGCACGCGTTCCCGCCGGACCGGTTCGCGCTGATCCAGCGCGTGATGGTGGAGACCCCGTTCCGCATCTTGCGCCGGACCCTGCCGGGCATGTACGAACGCGGCTGGGGGCGCGTGGTCAACATCTCCTCGGTGCACGGCCTGCGCGCGAGCCCGTACAAGTCGGCCTATGTGACGGCCAAGCACGCACTGGAGGGGCTGAGCAAGGTGGTCGCGCTCGAAGCGGCGGAGCACGGGGTGACGAGCAACTGCGTCAGCCCCGGATATGTGCGCACCCCCCTGGTCGAGAACCAGATCGCCGACCAGGCCCGGACGCACGGCATCTCCGAGGCGGAGGTGGTGGGGCGGGTGATGCTGGAGCGCAGCGCGATCAAGCGGCTGATCGAACCGGCGGACGTCGCCGAGGCGGTCCTGTGGCTGTGCGGTCCGCGCACCGGACACATCACGGGCACCTCGCTCTCGATGGACGGCGGCTGGACCGCGAACTGA
- a CDS encoding alpha/beta hydrolase — protein MIPYEEIDIPVNGGALAALRWPAAGPDAPTVVALHGITANALSWGAVARQLAGRVTLVAPDLRGRAGSSGLPGPYGIAAHTDDVAALTGALGLDRVVLAGHSMGAFVAALAAVRHPERFGPLLLVDGGVGFPAPTHLTPDELMTAVIGPAMDRLSMTFQDRAAYRAFWQAHPAFAGAWSDEVDAYIQRDLTGEEPRLRSTCRIEAVRTDGVGLFDEEVLTAVRELPADATLLWAARGLMDEEQGLYDESRLAAAGLSGTRVEPVAVKDVNHYTVLTGDRGAREIADRLVALARA, from the coding sequence GTGATTCCGTACGAGGAGATCGACATCCCGGTGAACGGGGGCGCGTTGGCCGCGCTGCGCTGGCCGGCCGCCGGTCCGGACGCGCCGACGGTGGTGGCGCTGCACGGCATCACGGCCAACGCCCTGTCCTGGGGCGCGGTGGCCCGGCAGCTGGCCGGGCGCGTCACGCTGGTCGCGCCGGACCTGCGGGGCAGGGCCGGGAGTTCGGGCCTGCCCGGCCCGTACGGCATCGCCGCGCACACCGACGACGTCGCCGCCCTGACCGGGGCCCTGGGCCTGGACCGGGTGGTGCTGGCGGGCCATTCGATGGGCGCGTTCGTGGCGGCGCTGGCGGCGGTGCGCCATCCGGAACGGTTCGGCCCGCTGCTGCTCGTCGACGGCGGCGTCGGCTTCCCCGCGCCCACGCATCTGACGCCCGACGAGCTGATGACGGCGGTGATCGGCCCGGCGATGGACCGGCTGTCGATGACCTTCCAGGACCGGGCGGCCTATCGCGCGTTCTGGCAGGCGCATCCGGCGTTCGCGGGCGCCTGGTCGGACGAGGTGGACGCGTACATCCAGCGCGATCTGACGGGCGAGGAGCCGCGGTTGCGCTCGACCTGCCGGATCGAGGCGGTCCGCACGGACGGCGTCGGCCTCTTCGACGAGGAGGTCCTCACGGCGGTGCGCGAGCTGCCCGCCGACGCCACTTTGCTGTGGGCGGCGCGCGGTCTGATGGACGAGGAGCAGGGCCTGTACGACGAGAGCCGGCTCGCCGCCGCCGGCCTGTCCGGGACCCGGGTGGAGCCGGTGGCGGTGAAGGACGTGAACCACTACACGGTCCTCACCGGCGACCGGGGCGCCCGTGAGATCGCCGACCGGCTGGTGGCGCTCGCGCGCGCCTGA
- a CDS encoding iron-siderophore ABC transporter substrate-binding protein, with protein sequence MRTPRLRAIALSAALLLGLAACGGQDGAGNDSAAASGKGTAAAGQFPVTIKHALGTTVIPAEPERVATVNWANDEVPLALGVVPVGMAKANFGDDDGDGVLPWTEARLKELGAKTPVLFDETDGIDFEAVADTEPDVILASYSGLTEQDYETLSRIAPVVAYPEAAWATPWRDIIRLNSKAIGLAAEGDALIGDLEGRIAKTVAKYPQIKGKTAMFMTHVSSKDVSEVGFYTAHDTRTLFFEDLGLKIPASIAEPSKSTTKFVLTKSAEHIDDFNDVDIVTGYGDDKGELLGALKSDPLTSKLSAVKQGSIYLLPGSTPQATAANPTPLSIPYVLEDYVKALAAAADKAA encoded by the coding sequence ATGAGAACACCCCGCCTTCGCGCAATCGCCCTCTCCGCAGCCCTCCTGCTCGGCCTCGCCGCCTGCGGCGGCCAGGACGGGGCCGGGAACGACAGCGCCGCCGCGTCCGGCAAGGGCACCGCCGCCGCCGGACAGTTCCCCGTGACGATCAAGCACGCGCTCGGGACCACCGTCATCCCCGCCGAGCCCGAGCGGGTGGCCACCGTGAACTGGGCCAACGACGAAGTACCGCTCGCGCTCGGCGTCGTCCCCGTCGGCATGGCCAAGGCCAACTTCGGCGACGACGACGGGGACGGCGTGCTGCCCTGGACCGAGGCCAGGCTCAAGGAGCTCGGCGCGAAGACGCCGGTCCTGTTCGACGAGACCGACGGCATCGACTTCGAGGCGGTCGCCGACACCGAGCCGGACGTCATCCTCGCCTCGTACTCGGGGCTCACCGAGCAGGACTACGAGACCCTGAGCCGCATCGCGCCGGTCGTGGCCTACCCCGAGGCCGCCTGGGCGACCCCCTGGCGCGACATCATCCGGCTGAACAGCAAGGCCATCGGCCTGGCGGCCGAGGGCGACGCGCTGATCGGCGACCTGGAGGGGCGGATCGCGAAGACCGTCGCCAAGTACCCGCAGATCAAGGGCAAAACGGCGATGTTCATGACCCATGTGTCGTCCAAGGACGTCAGCGAGGTCGGCTTCTACACCGCCCACGACACCCGCACGCTGTTCTTCGAGGACCTCGGTCTGAAGATCCCGGCCAGCATCGCCGAACCGTCGAAGTCCACGACGAAGTTCGTCCTCACCAAGAGCGCCGAGCACATCGACGACTTCAACGACGTCGACATCGTCACCGGCTACGGCGACGACAAGGGTGAACTGCTCGGCGCGCTCAAGAGCGACCCGCTGACCTCGAAGCTGAGCGCCGTCAAGCAGGGCTCCATCTATCTGCTGCCCGGCTCCACCCCGCAGGCCACCGCCGCCAACCCGACCCCGCTGTCCATCCCGTACGTCCTGGAGGACTACGTGAAGGCGCTCGCCGCTGCCGCGGACAAGGCCGCGTGA
- a CDS encoding iron ABC transporter permease produces MTATAPPPVPDAVSVRRPARVRVLWLLVVVAVPAAAVAASLAFGSRDVAWSDVWSALGGADGTLEEAAVTRRIPRTLLAVVVGAALGLSGAVMQGVTRNPLADPGILGVNTGASLAVVTAMAYAGLASASAYIWVALLGAGLTAAFVYGVGSLGRGGATPLKLALAGAATSAALASLVSAVVLPRNDISDTFRLWQIGGVGGASYGQLGTVAPFLGVGFVICLASARALNSLALGDELAAGLGERVALVRGAAALGAVVLCGASTAVAGPIAFVGLVVPHACRLLAGVDHRWLLPFSALGGAVLLTVADVVGRVVARPSEIDVGIVTALVGAPFFIHIVRRQKVRSL; encoded by the coding sequence GTGACCGCAACCGCGCCCCCGCCCGTGCCGGACGCCGTATCCGTACGGCGCCCGGCACGGGTCCGTGTGCTCTGGCTCCTCGTGGTCGTGGCCGTGCCGGCCGCCGCCGTGGCCGCCTCCCTCGCCTTCGGCTCCCGTGACGTCGCCTGGTCCGACGTCTGGTCGGCGCTCGGCGGGGCGGACGGCACCCTGGAGGAGGCGGCGGTCACCCGGCGCATCCCGCGTACGCTCCTGGCCGTCGTCGTGGGCGCCGCGCTGGGCCTGTCCGGCGCGGTGATGCAGGGCGTCACCCGCAACCCGCTCGCCGACCCCGGCATCCTCGGCGTCAACACGGGTGCCTCGCTCGCCGTGGTCACCGCCATGGCGTACGCCGGCCTCGCCTCGGCGTCCGCGTACATCTGGGTGGCCCTGCTGGGTGCCGGTCTGACCGCCGCGTTCGTGTACGGCGTCGGCTCGCTGGGGCGCGGCGGGGCCACCCCGCTGAAGCTGGCCCTCGCCGGCGCGGCGACATCGGCGGCCCTCGCCTCGCTGGTGAGCGCGGTCGTGCTGCCGCGCAACGACATCTCCGACACCTTCCGGCTGTGGCAGATCGGCGGAGTCGGGGGCGCCTCGTACGGGCAGCTCGGCACCGTCGCCCCGTTCCTCGGCGTCGGCTTCGTGATCTGCCTGGCCTCGGCCCGCGCCCTCAACTCGCTGGCCCTGGGCGACGAGCTGGCCGCGGGGCTGGGCGAGCGGGTGGCCCTGGTCCGGGGGGCCGCGGCGCTCGGCGCGGTCGTGCTGTGCGGGGCGTCCACCGCCGTCGCCGGCCCGATCGCCTTCGTCGGCCTCGTCGTCCCGCACGCCTGCCGGCTCCTGGCGGGCGTCGACCACCGCTGGCTGCTGCCGTTCTCCGCGCTGGGCGGCGCCGTCCTGCTCACCGTCGCGGACGTGGTGGGGCGGGTCGTGGCCCGGCCGTCCGAGATCGACGTCGGCATCGTGACCGCGCTGGTCGGCGCCCCCTTCTTCATTCACATCGTCCGCCGACAGAAGGTCAGATCACTGTGA
- a CDS encoding iron chelate uptake ABC transporter family permease subunit, with amino-acid sequence MSAPAVSGPSALRSVTRARVRRAYRRRHVVVILLALVVAAFATALMAGHTFYPARDVLRVVLGEDVPGASFTVGRLRLPRAVLALTAGFSFGIAGVTFQTMLRNPLASPDIIGISSGASAAAALAIVTFSMGGTEVSVVAIAAALGVALLVYTLAFRDGVAGTRLILIGIGVSALLDSVTSYVLSQAAEWDLQAAMRWLTGSLNGTTWQETVPAVVAALLLTPVLLHQGRSLGALSLGEDTASALGVRVERTRVTVIVAAVGLIAFATAAAGPIAFVAFLSGPIAARLVGTGGSLLVPAGLVGSLLVLVADFTGQYAFATRYPVGVVTGVLGAPYLVYLIVRTNRAGGSL; translated from the coding sequence GTGAGCGCCCCTGCCGTCAGCGGCCCGTCCGCGCTGCGGTCCGTCACCCGCGCCCGGGTGCGCCGCGCGTACCGGCGGCGGCACGTCGTCGTGATCCTGCTGGCCCTCGTCGTCGCGGCGTTCGCCACGGCGCTCATGGCCGGGCACACCTTCTATCCCGCCCGGGACGTGCTGCGCGTCGTGCTGGGCGAGGACGTGCCGGGGGCGTCCTTCACCGTCGGCCGGCTGCGGCTGCCGAGGGCCGTGCTCGCTCTGACGGCGGGGTTCAGCTTCGGCATCGCCGGTGTCACCTTCCAGACGATGCTCCGCAACCCGCTCGCCAGCCCCGACATCATCGGGATCAGCTCCGGGGCGAGCGCGGCGGCCGCGCTCGCCATCGTGACCTTCTCGATGGGCGGGACCGAGGTGTCGGTGGTGGCGATCGCCGCCGCGCTCGGGGTGGCCCTGCTCGTGTACACGCTCGCCTTCCGCGACGGCGTCGCCGGCACCCGGCTCATCCTCATCGGCATCGGCGTCTCCGCCCTGCTCGACAGCGTCACCTCCTATGTCCTGTCGCAGGCCGCCGAGTGGGACCTCCAGGCAGCGATGCGCTGGCTCACCGGCAGCCTCAACGGCACCACCTGGCAGGAGACCGTGCCGGCCGTCGTCGCCGCGCTGCTGCTCACCCCGGTGCTGCTGCACCAGGGCCGCAGCCTGGGCGCGCTGAGCCTGGGCGAGGACACCGCGTCCGCGCTCGGCGTCCGCGTCGAACGCACCCGGGTCACGGTCATCGTCGCGGCCGTGGGGCTCATCGCGTTCGCCACGGCCGCCGCCGGGCCGATCGCGTTCGTCGCGTTCCTGTCCGGGCCGATCGCCGCCCGGCTGGTGGGGACCGGCGGCTCCCTGCTGGTGCCGGCCGGCCTGGTGGGCTCCCTGCTCGTCCTGGTCGCCGACTTCACCGGCCAGTACGCCTTCGCCACCCGGTATCCCGTGGGCGTCGTCACCGGCGTGCTCGGGGCGCCCTACCTCGTCTATCTGATCGTCCGCACCAACCGGGCCGGAGGCTCACTGTGA